Proteins from one Ciconia boyciana chromosome 26, ASM3463844v1, whole genome shotgun sequence genomic window:
- the RUSC1 gene encoding AP-4 complex accessory subunit RUSC1, whose product MLAPKKGLLCNLNHIHLQHISLGLHLSRHPELQETSASMGGGDQTGCSNCPENCEQVDANSNNPSLKCRCCESHTQQPVTLGLQNQAAQEDFPCLHAGEEVASPCDPPCDLASSSSSSSVSSCSDFSLDDSPVSVYCKGFSREESQSLENQPNIIPIEDAQDGQSLADQRRTCDGRDANLNPPALQRSDALAGESPDSLCSSTSLDSQCDETSPSAAAQETTSICANLDSNCNSLPNPDAAPPALPVPGRWDPGLSSAPEPRPRAGSVPPPVPPRPRRRLQVLNAHRAEQPLLPVQLAESEPSSGDLCRDVGKKTITSFHELAQKRKRNAAGPALAQARADRSDWLIVFSPDTELPPPSELLSSVAGQEPARPQLQHDWPAKPPSSRQREVTTFKELRYRSASNKPKGQPASERAEPVASQHPSAPLEVAIGSDGSGWMPPVPLGGHLLSPMESHQLKRRRSRPGLQPIAEGQPGDAEEGGLPARSCLPGEKGPGSGCDKDALVRRLGGPGGDPWVPGTVMRGDKTCKEARPSPSAAGAAPGAARPGGGSTEGARRPRGEQKKALLIAVSTAVDKIIAHFSTARNLVQKAQLGDSRLSPDVGYLLLHTLCPALYALVEDGLKPFQKDVITGQRKNSPWSVVEASVKTGPNTRSLHSLCWHVAGLAPLNSTRQKFHAFILGLLNIKQLELWISHLQKSPGVISVLYSPMAFFALSQGPLPHLADELLLLIQPLSVLTFHLDLLFEHHHLSVDVRPLSRRLESPLSPAHHAAQARGAVQPSLEGQSSAAGASLEDELPPDTLGRAAGAEDSTRSQSQAAVHGLVPGPQVGAALQQTFQHVLRWGDQLSRTFLGADSSPETHRPEAGPRDTGAGLSSWWGQLSQASRIYAAPSKEKFPFVWWTKLRMAAGDSSPGQAARAHISVHEPGGTELQLLQTKTVPELSSPKPSSSADTSGTSSPEDLILPAGAGAPTKPDDPAAGEKLLAASPEPRANRNRAAPSDPEAGGPPGPNKGSWLGRLFGATSPSARSFPPSSDTISARSRRPSSWLSPSARVLAVVVKGLASEKTCDQEQPERNMSDMPQTHRAVRALCDHTGTADGHLSFQKGDILQLLSTVDEDWIHCCHGNSTGLVPVGYTSLIL is encoded by the exons ATGCTGGCTCCGAAGAAGGGCCTGCTGTGCAACCTCAACCACATCCATCTGCAGCACATCTCCCTGGGGCTGCACCTCTCCCGGCACCCGGAGCTCCAAGAGACATCTGCCTCCATGGGTGGAGGAGACCAGACCGGCTGCAGCAACTGCCCCGAGAACTGTGAGCAAGTGGATGCCAATTCCAACAATCCCTCCTTGAAATGCCGGTGTTGTGAGTCCCACACTCAGCAGCCGGTGACGCTGGGTCTCCAGAACCAGGCAGCTCAAGAGGATTTCCCCTGCCTGCatgctggggaggaggtggctTCCCCTTGTGATCCCCCTTGTGAtctggcttcctcctcctcctcctcctctgtcagTAGCTGCTCGGATTTCAGCTTGGATGACTCCCCGGTCTCCGTGTACTGCAAGGGGTTCTCCAGAGAAGAGTCCCAATCCCTTGAAAATCAGCCCAACATCATTCCCATAGAAGATGCCCAGGACGGCCAGTCGTTGGCTGACCAGCGGAGGACATGTGATGGAAGAGACGCCAACCTCAACCCCCCTGCACTCCAGAGATCGGACGCCCTGGCTGGAGAGAGCCCGGacagcctctgcagcagcacctcGCTTGACTCCCAGTGTGATGAGACCTCTCCCAGTGCGGCAGCACAGGAGACCACCAGCATCTGCGCCAACCTAGACTCTAACTGCAACTCCCTCCCCAACCCTGATGCTGCACCTCCGGCACTGCCTGTGCCAGGACGGTGGGATCCCGGTCTCAGCAGTGCTCCTGAGCCGCGGCCCCGGGCTGGCAGCGTCCCCCCGCCCGTGCCCCCCCGACCCCGGAGACGACTGCAGGTTCTCAATGcgcacagagcagagcagccgcTCCTGCCCGTGCAGCTGGCGGAGTCGGAGCCCAGCTCGGGTGACCTTTGCAGAGACGTGGGCAAGAAGACCATCACGTCCTTCCATGAGCTTGcccagaagaggaagaggaatgcTGCTGGGCCTGCTCTTGCCCAGGCCAGGGCTGACCGGAGTGACTGGCTGATCGTATTCTCACCTGACACAGAGCTGCCGCCCCCCAGTGAGCTCCTCTCCAGCGTCGCGGGCCAGGAGCCCGCCCggccccagctccagcacgACTGGCCAGCGAAACCGCCCAGCTCCAGGCAGAGAGAGGTGACCACATTCAAGGAGCTGCGGTACCGCAGTGCCTCCAACAAGCCCAAGGGCCAGCCAGCCAGCGAGCGGGCAGAGCCGGTGGCATCTCAGCACCCATCTGCACCCCTTGAGGTGGCCATAGGCAGCGACGGCTCAGGCTGGATGCCACCTGTGCCTCTGGGTGGACACTTGCTGTCACCTATGGAAAGCCACcagctgaagaggaggagatCCCGACCGGGACTGCAGCCCATTGCGGAGGGACAGCCGGGGGACGCAGAGGAAGGGGGGCTGCCAGCACGAAGCTGCCTCCCAGGAGAGAAGGGGCCGGGCTCTGGTTGTGATAAAGACGCCCTGGTTCGGAGGCTCGGGGGACCTGGTGgggacccctgggtgccaggGACAGTCATGAGAGGAGACAAGACCTGCAAGGAGG CCAGGCCCTCGCCGTCCGCCGCTGGAGCCGCCCCGGGCGCAGCCCGGCCTGGCGGGGGGAGCACGGAGGgagcccgccgcccccggggagagcagaagaaag CCCTGCTGATCGCCGTCAGCACCGCCGTGGATAAGATTATCGCCCACTTCAGCACCGCGCGGAACCTGGTGCAGAAG GCCCAGCTGGGAGACAGCCGGCTCAGCCCAGATGTGGGTTACCTGCTGCTGCACACCCTCTGCCCTGCGCTCTATGCCTTGGTGGAGGACGGGCTGAAGCCATTCCAGAAGGATGTTATCACAGGCCAGAGGAAAAATTCCCCCTGGAGCGTGGTGGAAGCCTCCGTGAAGACAG GCCCCAACACCCGCTCTCTCCACTCCCTGTGCTGGCACGTGGCCGGGCTGGCCCCTCTCAACAGCACCAGACAAAAATTTCATGCCTTTATCCTCGGCCTTTTGAA CATTaagcagctggagctgtggATCTCTCACCTGCAGAAGAGCCCAG GTGTCATCTCCGTGTTGTATTCACCCATGGCCTTCTTTGCCCTGAGTCAAGGCCCTCTTCCCCACCTCGCTGAtgaactgctgctgctcatcCAGCCCCTCTCAGTGCTGACTTTCCACCTTGACTTGCTCTTTGAACACCACCACCTCTCCGTGGATGTAAGACCCTTGTCCCGTCGGCTGGAGTCACCCCTGTCTCCTGCCCATCACGCCGCTCAGGCTCGGGGGGCTGTGCAGCCTTCTCTGGAGGGCcaaagcagtgctgcaggggCAAGCCTGGAAGACGAGCTCCCACCCGATACTCTGGGGAGGGCAGCCGGTGCAGAGGACAGCACAAGGTCCCAGTCCCAGGCAGCTGTGCACGGGCTGGTCCCTGGCCCCCAGGtgggggctgccctgcagcagacCTTCCAGCACGTGCTGCGATGGGGTGACCAGCTCAGTCGCACTTTCCTGGGAGCTGACAGCTCCCCGGAGACCCACAGGCCCGAGGCAGGCCCTCGGGACACCGGGGCTGGCCTCAGTAGCTGGTGGGGCCAGCTGAGCCAGGCCTCCAGGATTTACGCTGCTCCTAGCAAGGAGAAATTCCCTTTCGTCTGGTGGACAAAGCTGCGGATGGCTGCAGGGGATTCCAGCCCCGGCCAGGCTGCGCGAGCCCACATATCTGTGCATGAGCCTGGAGGCACggagctgcagctccttcagACCAAAACTGTCCCTGAACTCTCCAGTCCAAAgcccagcagcagtgctgacacCTCTGGGACCTCTTCCCCTGAAGACCTCATCCtgcctgctggagctggagcacCCACCAAGCCAGATGatcctgctgctggagagaaaCTCTTGGCTGCTTCCCCAGAGCCTCGTGCGAATAGGAACCGGGCAGCCCCTTCCGACCCAGAGGCTGGTGGTCCTCCTGGCCCTAACAAGGGCAGCTGGCTGGGCCGGCTCTTTGGAGCCACCAGCCCCTCTGCCAGGAGCTTCCCTCCCAGTTCTGACACCATCTCAGCTAGGTCCAG GAGACCCTCTAGCTGGCTGTCCCCCAGTGCGCGTGTCCTGGCCGTGGTGGTGAAGGGGCTGGCGTCTGAGAAGACCTGTGATCAAGAACAGCCAGAGAGGAACATGTCCGACATGCCCCAGACCCACAG GGCAGTTCGGGCGCTGTGTGACCACACAGGCACCGCCGACGGTCACCTGAGCTTCCAAAAAGGGGACATCCTGCAGCTGCTCTCCACCGTGGATGAAGACTGGATCCACTGCTGCCATGGAAACAGCACTGGCCTAGTTCCTGTCGGCTACACATCCCTAATTTTGTGA
- the HCN3 gene encoding potassium/sodium hyperpolarization-activated cyclic nucleotide-gated channel 3 — MDAAPGRSPEPREKPPVLDGEAAGAPAGAAGAAPASPAAAEQIVAEGEAAAAAAATGTFVQRQLGAMLQPAVNKFSLRMFGSHRAVEIERQRVKSAGAWIIHPYSDFRFYWDLIMLLLMVGNLIILPVGITFFKDENTPPWIVFNVLSDTFFLADLVLNFRTGIVVEDNTEIILDPHTIKMKYLKSWFLVDFISSIPVDYIFLIVDLETQVDSDVYKTARALRIVRFTKILSLLRLLRLSRLIRYIHQWEEIFHMTYDLASAVVRIFNLIGMMLLLCHWDGCLQFLVPMLQDFPEDCWVSINHMVNDSWGKQYSHALFKAMSHMLCIGYGQQAPEGMTDVWLTMLSMIVGATCYAMFIGHATALIQSLDSSRRQYQEKYKQVEQYMSFHKLPGDTRQRIHEYYEHRYQGKMFDEENILGELSEPLKEEIINFNCRNLVANMPLFANADPNFVTAMLTKLRFEVFQPGDFIIREGTVGKKMYFIQHGVVSILTKGNKETKLSDGSYFGEICLLTRGRRTASVRADTYCRLYSLSVDNFNEVLEEYPMMRRAFETVAMDRLDRIGKKNSILLRKRAEHNAGPMNNEMIQQIVKHDQDMAHNIQELQQMAMGRELSGKPVIWEPLVHAPLQTAAATTNVAIALTHQHSLQAHIFLPPSSISSPLSPEATLLTKQVRRSQPSLGGSRPSSVSSPSGAQSHLQTPAAGSPSSPMVQSQAPLESGGQRPSHGAQPLPHAAQKGELPAAAKQPPAGSQPQLSKSRGASVSTSLLQQAAGAPSPSSEQALPAGRTLHYSLSRATGSHISLLMQPQQLVKHRSIQGLPVGRLTQDVRLLSASQPSLPNKVAQQADGSSLQQGRKSAGNLARRSSPSVAGLLAKPCPGIPGQPAHPQQMPSGSLAQPSRSVVGASTPQSPVSTSRQAAGPSRKGSVAFSPEVETGKPKLPSNM; from the exons atgGACGCGGCGCCGGGCCGGAGCCCCGAGCCGCGGGAGAAGCCGCCGGTGCTGgacggggaggcggcgggggcacccgcgggggcggcgggcgcggccccggcctcgccggcggcggcggagcaGATCGTGGCGGagggcgaggcggcggcggcggcggcggcgacgggCACGTTCGTGCAGCGGCAGCTCGGGGCCATGCTGCAGCCCGCCGTGAACAAGTTCTCGCTGCGCATGTTCGGCAGCCACCGGGCCGTGGAGATCGAGCGGCAGCGGGTGAAGTCGGCCGGCGCCTGGATCATCCACCCCTACAGCGACTTCAG gttTTACTGGGACCTCATCATGCTGCTCCTGATGGTGGGGAATTTGATCATCCTGCCTGTGGGCATCACCTTCTTCAAGGATGAGAACACCCCTCCCTGGATTGTTTTCAACGTGCTTTCGGACACTTTCTTCTTGGCTGACCTGGTGCTGAACTTCCGGACGGGCATTGTGGTGGAGGACAACACAGAGATCATCCTTGACCCTCACACCATCAAAATGAAGTACTTGAAGAGCTGGTTCCTGGTGGACTtcatctcctccatcccagtTGACTACATCTTCCTCATCGTTGACCTGGAGACCCAGGTGGATTCTGATGTCTACAAGACAGCCCGGGCCTTGCGCATCGTCCGCTTCACCAAGATCCTCAGCCTGCTGCGCCTGCTGCGCCTCTCACGCCTCATCCGCTACATCCACCAGTGGGAGGAG aTCTTCCATATGACATACGACCTGGCCAGTGCTGTGGTGAGGATCTTCAACCTCATCGGcatgatgctgctgctgtgtcacTGGGACGGCTGCCTCCAGTTCCTGGTGCCCATGCTGCAAGACTTCCCCGAGGACTGCTGGGTCTCCATCAACCACATGGTG AATGACTCCTGGGGGAAGCAGTACTCGCACGCCCTGTTCAAGGCCATGAGCCACATGCTCTGCATCGGCTACGGCCAGCAGGCGCCCGAGGGCATGACCGACGTCTGGCTCACGATGCTGAGCATGATCGTGGGGGCCACCTGCTACGCCATGTTCATCGGCCACGCCACCGCCCTCATCCAGTCACTGGACTCGTCCCGGCGCCAGTACCAGGAGAAG TACAAGCAAGTGGAGCAGTACATGTCATTCCACAAGCTGCCTGGGGACACGCGCCAGCGGATCCACGAGTACTACGAGCACCGCTACCAGGGCAAGATGTTCGATGAGGAGAACATCCTGGGGGAGCTCAGTGAGCCGCTCAAAGAG GAGATCATCAACTTCAACTGCCGCAACCTGGTGGCCAACATGCCCCTGTTTGCCAATGCGGACCCCAACTTTGTGACGGCCATGTTGACCAAGCTGCGCTTTGAGGTCTTCCAGCCCGGGGACTTCATCATCCGCGAGGGCACCGTGGGCAAAAAGATGTACTTCATCCAGCACGGGGTGGTCAGCATCCTCACCAAGGGCAACAAGGAGACAAAGCTGTCTGATGGCTCCTACTTTGGGG AAATCTGCCTGCTGACGCGGGGCCGGCGGACGGCCAGCGTGCGAGCTGATACCTACTGCCGCCTCTACTCCTTGTCGGTGGATAATTTCAATGAAGTGCTGGAGGAGTATCCCATGATGCGCAGGGCCTTTGAGACGGTGGCCATGGACCGGCTGGACCGCATAG GGAAGAAGAACTCCATCTTGCTCCGCAAGCGAGCCGAGCACAACGCGGGGCCCATGAACAACGAGATGATCCAGCAGATCGTGAAGCACGACCAGGACATGGCCCACAACATCCAGGAACTGCAGCAGATGGCGATGGGCCGGGAGCTGAGCGGCAAGCCGGTGATCTGGGAACCGCTGGTGCACGCACCCCTGCAGACAGCCGCCGCCACCACCAACGTGGCCATTGCCTTGACtcaccagcacagcctgcaggcTCACATCTTCCTGCCAccctcctccatctccagccCGCTCTCACCTGAGGCCACCCTGCTCACGAAGCAGGTGCGCaggtcccagcccagcctggggggCTCCCGGCCCTCCTCCGTGAGCTCCCCGTCAGGGGCGCAGTCCCACCTCCAGACACCCGCCGCCGGTTCGCCTTCCTCCCCCATGGTCCAGTCCCAGGCGCCCCTGGAGAGCGGGGGCCAGAGACCAAGCCACGGGGCGCAGCCCCTGCCACACGCAGCGCAGAAGGGGGAGCTGCCAGCGGCGGCCAAGCAGCCCCCGGccggctcccagccccagctctccaAGTCCCGGGGCGCCTCGGTCTCCACCTCGCTGCTGCAGCAGGCGGCAGGGGCTCCGTCCCCCAGCTCGGAGcaggcgctgccggcggggagAACGCTCCACTACAGCCTGTCCCGAGCCACCGGCTCCCACATCTCTCTTCTgatgcagccccagcagctggtgAAGCACAGGAGCATCCAGGGCCTGCCTGTGGGGCGGCTCACCCAGGACGTCCGGCTCCTCTCCgcctcccagccctcccttccCAATAAAGTGGCCCAGCAAGCCGATGGGAGCTccttgcagcagggcaggaaatCCGCGGGGAACCTGGCCCGCAGATCCTCTCCCTCGGTAGCCGGACTCCTCGCCAAGCCATGTCCAGGGATCCCAGGCCAGCCAGCACACCCGCAGCAGATGCCTTCAGGATCACTGGCTCAACCCAGCCGCTCCGTGGTGGGAGCATCCACCCCGCAGTCCCCGGTCTCCACgtccaggcaggcagcaggtccCTCCCGCAAGGGCTCCGTGGCCTTCAGCCCCGAGGTGGAAACGGGGAAGCCCAAACTCCCGTCCAACATGTGA
- the FDPS gene encoding farnesyl pyrophosphate synthase encodes MSGSGAKGAAAAAEREEFVGFFPQIVRDLTEGGLGHPEVGDAVARLKEVLEYNAPGGKCNRGLTVLAAFRELASPGQQDPESLRCALAVGWCIELFQAFFLVADDIMDASLTRRGQLCWYKKEGVGLDAINDAFLLESSVYRLLKKYCGERPYYLHLLELFLQTAYQTELGQMLDLITAPVSQVDLNRFSEQRYKAIVKYKTAFYSFYLPVAAAMYMTGIDSKEEHDNAKAILLEMGEFFQIQDDYLDCFGDPELTGKVGTDIQDNKCSWLVVECLRRVTPDQRQILEENYGCKEPEKVAKVKELYETLGMRAAFQEYEESSYQRLQELIEKHANRLPKEIFLGLARKIYKRQK; translated from the exons ATGAGCGGCAGCGGGGCGAagggggcggcggccgccgccgagCGGGAGGAGTTCGTGGGCTTCTTCCCGCAGATCGTCCGCGACCTGACGGAGGGCGGCCTCGGGCACCCGGAGGTGGGCGACGCCGTGGCCCGGCTGAAGGAG GTGCTGGAGTACAACGCGCCGGGCGGGAAGTGCAACCGCGGGCTGACGGTGCTGGCCGCCTTCCGGGAGCTGGCGAGCCCCGGGCAGCAGGACCCGGAGAGCCTCCGGTGCGCCCTGGCCGTGGGCTGGTGCATCGAGCTG TTCCAAGCGTTTTTCCTGGTGGCTGACGACATCATGGACGCGTCCCTCACCCGCCgggggcagctctgctggtACAAGAAG GAGGGGGTCGGTCTGGACGCCATCAACGATGCCTTCCTCCTCGAGTCATCTGTCTACAGGCTGCTGAAGAAGTACTGCGGGGAGCGCCCCTACTACCTGCACTTGCTGGAGCTCTTCTTGCAG acTGCCTACCAGACTGAGCTCGGGCAGATGCTGGACCTCATCACTGCTCCTGTTTCCCAGGTGGATTTGAATCGCTTCAGTGAGCAGAG GTATAAGGCAATTGTCAAGTACAAGACGGCGTTCTACTCCTTCTACCTGCCTGTGGCCGCTGCCATGTACATG ACTGGTATCGACAGTAAGGAGGAGCATGACAATGCCAAGGCGATCTTGCTGGAGATGGGCGAATTCTTTCAGATCCAG GATGATTACCTGGACTGCTTCGGGGACCCGGAGCTGACGGGGAAGGTTGGCACTGATATCCAGGACAATAAGTGCAGCTGGCTGGTGGTGGAGTGTCTGCGTCGGGTCACGCCAGACCAGAGGCAGATCCTGGAG GAGAACTATGGCTGTAAGGAGCCCGAGAAGGTGGCAAAGGTGAAGGAGCTTTATGAGACTCTGGGCATGAGGGCTGCTTTTCAGGAGTACGAGGAGAGCAGCTATCAGCGCCTGCAGGAACTGATCGAAAAGCACGCCAACCGCCTCCCCAAGGAGATCTTTCTTGGCCTAGCGCGGAAGATTTACAAGCGGCAGAAGTGA